Sequence from the Saccopteryx bilineata isolate mSacBil1 chromosome 6, mSacBil1_pri_phased_curated, whole genome shotgun sequence genome:
CAGATGGGCTTTTCCTAATTTATAGGAAAAACCCAAATCTGAAGGTCAGTGTAAGAAGATGCCCTTCACACTGTTGAATACCTCAAATCTGTTAGTTTAGCTTATCTTGGAGTAGATttatgaaagaggagaaggagaaaggggtggagggggggagaaCTCCCAGCCACATTCTCTGCAGAAGAAGTACCCCAAACCACACCGAGTTCAGAGTCTAAACTTAGGGATACATGATTGAAATGTTCTTTCCCTTTCCCAGGAATGTGTTTAAGAAAATGAATCCAAGGGAAGACCAGactctagtttaaaaaaaaaaaaaaaagagaggaacctAGGAAAACAGATGATGGGCAGTGCCTGGAAGATTCCAGGTGCAGAGCGCAGAACCAGGTGCGAGGGCCAGTCTACCAGAGAAGGCAAAACTCCTCGGGCCACAAAAAGATGACCCTGAATGATGCTTCTAGAGACCTTTCTAGACCCTTCTATGGATGgagaaatgagacacagagaacaaataaTAATTTAGCCAAGGGCACAAGAACCAGAtccagacctgaccctctttcttctctctctgtataaGTCAGGGCAAGAGTGGCAGTCCTAAGGCCTCTCTCAACTTCTGCCTACCTTTCTAGGGGCACGGCATACACCTGTTAATAACCAACCTGCTCCAAGAAGCAATAAATTTAACCCCGAGAAAGGAAGGATTTATGCTGGATATCAAATCCCCCACTGCCTTTTCCCAGGATGACAACCCCTCCTTTGCACCCTTCCTAACCCTCTCAGCGTTCATCCGACCCACCCCCACCCGCAGCGCTCACCTTCTCGGCTGGGATGTTTGAAGGTCATCGCCGCGGCGAGCTCCCCGCCGTGCAAGGTGACGCCGGCCCCGGGGGTCGCCAGCGGGGGGGCCTGCGCCGGCGGCCACGGCGGGCCTGGCGCGAGGTAGCCCCCGGCCGGCGCGCTGTACACTCCGTGCTGGCTGGAGGCCGGGTAGGCACAGGCCGGGAGGAAGCCACCCACTGCGGAGAGGCCAGAGGCCGACTGTGCGGTGGGAGAGGGACAGACGTCACCGACTGTCAGCAGCAGCACTCCCGCAGTCGTCTCCAGTTTAGgcagttatgggggggggggtagccctCCTCTCCTTCTGCTGTCCCCTCAATTATATCCACGGTCTCTTAATTCTCCTAATAAAGACTCTGGCAAGGGGTTCCCATTGAAATTGTTATTAATAAGGAGGTGAGGAGGATCATAAATTCACCAGCCAGTCTTGAAAGAAAGGAAGTCCTCAACCATCTGTGTTACCGGTTCAACCTTTTGTAGCAAAAGTATTTTGGTAAAAGGTAACTCGATGCTCTCGAAAGCTAGCCTCCCCCAAAGTAGTGTgcttcagaaaagatgagaaaatgctTCGCGGGCGCTGGGTGGCCCAGCTGCCCGACACTCTGACATCCTGACAGCCCTGGCCTGGAGgagttttctcctctttttctctctctttctcccatcaCACCCTCTTCCCTAACCTTGCACTCTTCTACGTGGAGGGCATCTCCTTCTCCTGACCCTTGGTTACCTGAGTGTATTTAATGTCCGCTTCTAATGCTGGCTTCTCCAGCCCATTCACTGCTGGGGTGGCCGGGAAGGCCGTGCGGTTCACGCCGGCCCAGTCTTCCATCTTCGGGGAGTAGGTGGCGCCTtcgttcccggccagggcccctgcggGGACACAGGACGAATTAGTAGGGACATCCGAATTTGTGCTAGGCACAACCGTGGCCGTCGGGCTGATGTTTACACATGTTCCTACAAGTACTCAGTTTATATCCGAGGGTGTGTTCGAAGGTCTCCAAAAACACCTGAGACGTCCAAAGGCTCGAGAGCGACCGAAGCGGGTGGGCAGTGGGCACAGGGTTTCGCTTTCACTCCTAGCAGGGAAGaggctgctcctccctcctccaagcCCGCGGCCCGCTTCCCGCAAAACGGGAGGCCTCCGGCCAAGAGGTGGCCTGTGAAACAGGGCTGGGTTTATACGGCCTTGGCGCCTTTCCTCTGTCCAAAGGCTGCGCCTGGAAAGGTTCAGGTTCAAATCCAAAGCAGGCTAGTGAGAATTAATATGAATTTCTCAAAATCTCAACAACTGTCTGGAGGGGTGGGAGATGGTTCTACTTAGAACTGCCTCTGGAGACATCCAGTATCTCCCCCACAAAAGGCGTTAACCCAGTGACCAACGTGCATCTCCCACATGTGTCTGTTCCTTCTGCACGTGTGTGCGCAGGAAATCCACAGAAAGCTCCAAAACCGAGCGCAGAGTTGGTAAGGCCACCTCCCAGCCAGCTGCCCCACAGGTCGCTTCAGGAAAACCTTTGGCCCCAGCCGGTGGCCCAGGTTGAGTCTGAGCCATCAGAAGAAGCAAGCCTTATTCGTGGCGTCTGCAGTGCGCCTCACTGCTGCTTGGGCTAAGCTTTCAGTTTCTCCtgttgcccccaccccctcctctcttcgGCTACGGTGAATTTTGCTTCTAATCCTCCTCCTCAGTTTGCTCACATAAAAGCATGCCAGCCCTTGCCCAGCTGCTTAGGAGAAGGGGACAGTGCGAAGAAACTGAGGACACACTCCGGCCCAAACAACATCTTCCCAAGCCCCGCACCAAGAACGCCTCAATCCTCTCTCCCTACTCCATCCCTGCCTTTCCCTCCAGAGTGAGACGACCAACAATTCTGCGGAGTTCTAATTACAGGCAAAGAGCTTATCAGTGGGAGCTTTTATCCCGAGTACGGCTGCAGGCCTGGGGCGCCATCCCCAGGGATTCCAGTCCAGAACCTGCAATCCCGCTGGGCCTGCCTGGGATGTAGGTTACTTGACCAGATCGGCCAGGTTGGCCGTTTGCCTTGTACTAGAAGAGCCTCTGGGCCTGGGAGGAACAGAACTACTTGGAAAATGGTAAGGGATCCCGAAAGACCCTTAAGAAAGGATCCCAGAATTGACTGAGGTTTGTTTGGTTTAGATCTGGCAATAGAAGTTTGCATACTTTttgcaagaatgaaaaaaaataaagcaattttagACCTCCGGATTTGTGGTCGGCGATTGCTCTTCCATTTGGGAAATATTTTCCGTATTTGTCATAAAAAGTTCAAGATGTCCCAAGGTTCCCACATAAAGCCCGGGACCCTCAGCCTCCCTGCCCAGCCCTAATCCTCCTCTGAGTTAAAACCCGTCCAAGGAAGGCGAGGAGTTTCCCCTCACCCTCATGCCCACCCCCTcttctcccattctgcccctTCCAAGAAGGCTACAGAAGGCCTCCACCACTGACCTGTTTGTTCCATAAACGTCCGGATGCCCAAGATGTTGCTGACCGAATGTGCCGAGGGCCATGAACGGGGAATGCTGACGTGGCCTGCCGTGCCCGGGACCCCGTGGTGGCTGCCCATCTTGGCGCCGCTTGGCGACACGGGACTGGGGTAGGGGTACTGATATATGTGGTTATAGGGCAGCGCCGGCTGCGGTGGCGGCTGCTTGCTCGCCTCGTAGGGCCCGGGCTGGGCCAAGCTACCGATCTTATTGCGCAGGATGCGGCTGATGGAGCTCACGGAGGGCACGTTGTACTTGTCGCAGACGCCGTCGGCCAGCAGCCGGTCGCGGATCTCCCACGCGAAGATCCCAGGGTCGCCCTGCTTGTAGTCCCGGATGTGCTTGACCACGTTGGGGGTGGTAACGCGGGGTTTGCTGCCCCCAATAGCCCCGGGCAGGATGGAGCCCGTCTCGTTGTAGCGCGCCAGGATCTTGCTCACGCAGCCGTGCGATACGCGAAGCTGCCGGCTGATGTCACAGGGTCGGATGCCCAGCTGCGCCAGCTCCACTATGCGCAAGCGAATGGCGTTGGGCAGGGGGCGGCCGTTGACGAACACACCGCCCAGCTGGTTTACCTCGCCGTACGTCTGTTCTGCGATCGCGCCCGAGGACAGTGagcgggaagggaagaaaagacccGCAGGTTAGCCAAGGGTGGCCGTACAGGGCTAGAGGCCGCACTTAGGTGCGCCTAGGAGAGTGACCAACAGATACCCAAAGCTGTGGACAAAGAGTCTGGGTCTGTCTCCGGGAGTGGGAGCGGGCGTGGGGACCCGGAGAAGGGCGCGACAGCCTTCCGTGTCCTTCGGGTGCGTCTTACTTGGGACATCCCGTCCCCAGATGCGCCGAACTGCCCGCACCCCGCCCAGAAGCGGGGACTTGCGGAGAACACGGCCCGGCCCGGACCCAGGACCGCGTCTCCCGGGGAAAGCAGACGAGAGGAAAGGGAAACACCGGGACACAACGCACCTTGTCAGCCCGCCCGCTCCCTGCTCGCCGCCCTCCTCTTACCCATGGCGCGCGGGCCAGCCAGCTGCCTGGCGCCGGGGCGGCCGGGGCTGGGCCCGGCGCAGTCCGGGAGAGCTCGGGCGCCGCCGCCGCAGGAGAGGCATAGAGGGAGGGCGCGCTCGAGCCGAGAGCCGCGGCGGCCCGGCCGCGGGCTGGAAACACGCTGTGCGCCGCAGCCAAGCCCGCGGCCGCCCGCCCCCGggcccgctgccgccgccgccgcccgttCCCAGGACACTCTCCACGCCCGCGACCCCAGGCCCAGGGTGAACTTCATCCGATTAAGAGAAATTCGTCTGACCGGGAGGCTGCGGCGTGCGAGGATCAATTTTACGTGTTCTCCACGTCAATCTCCGCAGTCGCGCCGGAGACGCGGGAGTTGGCAGCTCATTGGTTCCCGTCACTGCACCCCagagcccccctcccctccctgaaacTCTACCCCTATCCTGTCCTCCCCTTTGGGCCCTCCTCCggaacccaccccacccccctacacacacacacacacacacacacacacacacacacacagtcctaaCCCCAGCTGGGCCCGAGACCTTCCATTCGCTCTGCTGCCTTCAAAGCCTTTTACCTCTCTGATTTTGATAAAAATGGGGTAGCCATTTCAAATTGATGAATATTTCTAAGTACTAGTAATTGTTTGGGTTTTAGTGTTACTACTACCTCCACCACCATTGTTGCTAAAATATCGGAGGATTGGTCAGTGTACTGCTGTGTCTACGGCCCCTTCCCCGGCAGAGGAGCGGGAAGAGGGGCCAGCGCCCCAGCTCTGAGCGCGCGGACGTCGCGGTGCGAGTTCAGCGGGATGCAGGCCACTGGTCCAAGGCGTCAGCCCAGTCCCACTTCTAGCCGACACCAGAATCCGACTTTCAGAAAATCTTTACAATGTTTAATAGCCACCTCCTCCTTAGGGTAGTGGTGTTGTTTCAGTCACGTGAGAAGTGCACATTctagattctgtctctctgcgaACAGGCCCATCCACTTGAATTCATTCTTCTCGGAAGTAACACTGGAGGGGGGTCGGAAAGGGGTTCCAACCAGCTGCCCCCAGGTGCAGGGAGCCTGGGCTCTCGGGACCCCAGGCGCCCGGCGCCTCTGGCGGCCTGCGGGAGGTCTCCACGCTGTAGCTCTGGCTCTAGGCTTGAAGGGCAGTACCTTTCCCCAAGCTGCGAACCCCGAATCCTTCCACACCTGAGCTGCCTGGTGTCACCTTTCACACGGCACCCGCAGCTTCCCGGGGGTCTTTGTTAAACCACCGAATGACCCTTCCCTTCCATTTAAGCGGGGACGGAGGCGAAGCGCACAGCCCTGCACTCTTTGGCCTTTGAAAGAATTGTCATCTCTTTATTTCCGTGAACACCCAGTTTTGTCTTTTCCCAGCCTGGGTCGTAAGTGCGGCCGTCGCAGAGGGAGTTGCGCAGTGGAGTCCAGGAGAGAGCAGGTGGAAGGAGGAAGCTGAGTTTGCCTTGAACTGACACGAGGAGACCGGGACCTGGGAGTTCCCAGTTTGGGGCCAGCAAGTGCCCAGGACACTGGGCTGAACTtaaaggagggggcaggggcaggggagggtgtCCTAGGAAGATCCAAGGTGACCAGGACTCCCTTGCGCTCCCAGCTCTCCTCCCGAGGCGGGAAGAGTtccccgctcccctcccccacagcatACCGCTGGGGAGCTGGGGAGAGTGGCCGGGGTGCCCGCGCGGAGATGCTGCGGGAAGCGCAGTCGCACCGGATCAACGCGGCCTGGGGAGCAGCGGCGACCGAGCCCCTGACCCTCTTACCTCggctgcggagccagaaagtgttgctGGCTTTGAATTAACCTGTCCGAGTGTGTCAGTTAGGAGCGCCTGGACCATACGTCCTGCGCTCTCTGACGGGAGAGCCCGAGGGCCTGCTGGGCGAAGGCTGGGGCCACAGGCAAGAATTACCCTTGGAAAAAAAGCCCAAGTTCCAAAGAGGTGAGCAGCCTCTTTTGCCGCATCTCGCATCTCGGAGAACATAGTGCAGCCTCAGGGAGGCCCCAGGGGCCCGGAAGAAGCCAGGCTGTGTCCTGGCCAGGGACAGGGTACTACTGAGCAGTCGAGGCCAGTTCAGGACCGTGCAGGGCAGGGTACTACTGAGAAGCCTAGGCCAGTTCAGGACCGTGCAGGGCAGGGTACTACTGAGCAGTCGAGGCCAGTTCAGGACCGTGCAGGGCAGGGTACTACTGAGAAGTCGAGGCCAGTTCAGGACCGTGCAGGGCAGGGTACTACTGAGCAGTCGAGGCCAGTTCAGGACCGTGCAGGGCAGGGTACTACTGAGCAGTCGAGGCCAGTTCAGGATCGTGCAGGGCAGGGTACTACTGAGAAGTCGAGGCCAGTTCAGGACCGTGCAGGGCAGGGTACTACTGAGCAGTCGAGGCCAGTTCACGGCCGTGCAGGGCAGGGTACTACTGAGAAGCCTAGGCCAGTTCATGGCCCTGCAGGGTAGGTTCAGGACGGCATCAAGGGGTGGTCTGACTCACAGTGGGCTAACCCGAGCTCTGAGAAGATGCGGAGCATGGGATTGCCTACACACCGGCTGTGGGCGCTCGGAGGCCACGCGCAGGGCGAGCCGTCCCGTTCAGTTCCGCCCGGGTTATTTGGACACAGCCTGCCCCAGATCTAGACTTCGTTGCCCGAATTTCAAGTCGGGCCCCGAAAAACAAAAGGGTTGATTTCTATATCTGAGAACCGTAGTATCCATAACCTAGTGCCTCCCCCAGGGGAGGTGAGACAACTAGAGCCATTTCTTTCCCCGCAGGTCAGGAGCAGACGGGCACGCTCAGAGAAGAGATAACGAGGCCGGGGGTACTTCGGTGAGAGATGCTTCGCCCC
This genomic interval carries:
- the PAX1 gene encoding paired box protein Pax-1; the protein is MKFTLGLGSRAWRVSWERAAAAAAGPGAGGRGLGCGAQRVSSPRPGRRGSRLERALPLCLSCGGGARALPDCAGPSPGRPGARQLAGPRAMEQTYGEVNQLGGVFVNGRPLPNAIRLRIVELAQLGIRPCDISRQLRVSHGCVSKILARYNETGSILPGAIGGSKPRVTTPNVVKHIRDYKQGDPGIFAWEIRDRLLADGVCDKYNVPSVSSISRILRNKIGSLAQPGPYEASKQPPPQPALPYNHIYQYPYPSPVSPSGAKMGSHHGVPGTAGHVSIPRSWPSAHSVSNILGIRTFMEQTGALAGNEGATYSPKMEDWAGVNRTAFPATPAVNGLEKPALEADIKYTQSASGLSAVGGFLPACAYPASSQHGVYSAPAGGYLAPGPPWPPAQAPPLATPGAGVTLHGGELAAAMTFKHPSREVAERKPPSPGGKAPDSLSSLHGLPIPASTS